ATGTCCTGGAAGAGAAACCAGATTCCTTTTGAACAAATAGTCAACACAAGGAATTACATAGAGCGCCAACACCTTACCGATCTTGTCTTTGTTCACTGCAATTTACGGTTAAGACAAATGTGAGCTTAAACTGTTGTACATTGAATATTGATAGTTTGTTTTAATGCAGTTGCCAATTGAAGAGAATTATTATTCTGTTTAACTTTTCTTTCAGGTTTGTGAGCAAAGACCATGATTTTAGTGACCCTTTATCATTTGACAGCATTAGTTATGTTGATGAGTGGATTAGGCCAAGGGATTTATACACAGACGAGTATGGGAACTCAGATTGGATGACACTGGATCCATCGTCAGTTAACACTATGCTTTTAAGGCCTTTAAATGATGAAGCTGAAGAATTGGGTGAAGGTAAACTACATGTGCTTAGGATTTGTTTGGACAAGTCTCTCATTAAACACTTCTagtaaagtaaaataagaagaaacaaTTAAATCAACATATCTGTGAGTTGTTTGTAGCTTATAAAGAATTTAActtcattttgttatttttatttcctaaagtatttataaaatattttgctgTAGAAAGTTATATTAACGAACATGTTTTCAACTGATTGTAGggtttgatgatgatgaaatttTCAGTTGTGGGAAAGATAGCGAGGATGAAAACACTGTTGAAAAGTTGGTAAATCAATAGCAAATGATCAGAGAGAATAACCATGGATTTGTTTGTTGATTAGTGCTAATAGCTTCCCACATTATTGCCTAATTCAGAAAAGGTGTTTCCATTGTTTCCAAGTTTTTGTTTGTGGAAATTACTGTTGGAAGAAGATGGAAGGAGATTGAGGAGGTGCTCGGTGAACAAGTGAAGTGCATCCAGCATCCTATTTTATTGTTAGATAtagatacatacatacatatatatatatatatatatatatatatatatatatgaattggCATGATTTGCTATGTTCTTGTACAGTAGTTAGTTGCATTACATCTCCTGTATTGAATAGTTTTGCTGTTTTTTTTGCACTTCTAGAGTGTACAGCTATTGCAAACTGAAGTAAATGAAAAGGAAATCGACCGATAGAATCTGCGATTTTCATTTTTGGCTAAGATATGCCTTTTATGAATTACTGTAATACATTATCACAATTAAACAAGCTCGTGAGTATTTTCACTTGAATAATTTCTTACTCACATACTGggtttatgttttaatttattttgagtaaattatcatcttaaaagtgaaaataatactttttattttacccttgtttttaaatactttattaaatgaaataatttaatataatttatactataattttaataagttatgttacaaaaattgattttggatAAGTTTGATGATTATTTATCAGTAAGTTAACGATGCATTTTAAGTTATCTGTGATGTAtactttaataagaaaattatacaattataataatgtgtaatttttattttcttactttgAGAATAaagcatttattatttattctgataaattgtcaaataataaataatttaaatttcatatataaataaaataaaaattaagttcgCTTCCGGATCATAAGTACTTAATAAAACTTGTCTTTTTAAAGTTcggataatttttttcataaatatttttaaaaattattttttataaaaaataattaagttatacccgaattaaaaatgatttttgtaaaCGTTAGTATGGTTAAGAAGTATgttttaataaacaaattatttctataaaaagaagaagagtaaTTAATACGAGAAtacattgaaaataataatttgttaaaaaatttaaaattatcgcTGTAATAGAAAAAgcaatttttattgataaataaattattttaatttattattatacttatttaatatttcttccaaattatttttctaagaaGTGTTGGAAGTTTAGTCttaacaaataaacaaacaaatttcattcaatacagaaatttaaattaaaaatctcaCGTTAATttagaggaaaaataaaaagacaattaTTCTAGTCAATAGTCAGAGAAGAGAATCTTTTGACCCTTTTGACCCTTTAATTCCAACTATTGCAAGTTGGTCATTATATGGTTTCTTTTGTCCTTTACCGGCCACCGGAAAGTGAAAGAGACGACGCCACGTCATCACCCACCGACGACCACGGCGAATACGAATGTAACTCCTCGTAGTagccaccaccaccatctttTTTCCCGTAAACCACCGGCGGAGGCGGCGCCACCTCCCTCTCCAAATACCTCACCACCTGCCTCATGCTGGGCCTCTTCTCTGGTGCCTCCGCGGAACACAACAACCCCACTTTAATCACCATCAAAACTTCCACCTCATCAAACGCGCCACCCAACCTGGGGTCCACCACCGCCAGCGGCGCCCCCATGCGCCACCGCTCCCAGACCCAGTCCACCAGCACCAGCTCCTCCGGCAATGCCTTCACCTCAATGGGCCTCCTCCCGCACACCACCTCCAACAACAACGCTCCGAAAGCGTAAACATCAGAACTGGTGGTGGGTTTCCCCGTTCGTGTGAGTTCAGGTGCAAGGTACCCCATCGTTCCGACCACACGTGTGGTGCTAGGGTTGGCACCATGCTCGTAAAGCTTGGCCAACCCAAAATCCCCCAACCTCCCATTCATGTCACTATCCAACAAAACGTTCCCCGCTTTGACGTCTCTGTGAATCACTGTTTGTTCCCACTCCTCATGCAAATACACCAACCCCAAACCCACTCCCTTTATTATCTTAAACCTTTCCTCCCACGTTAGTATTTTCCTCGCTTGATCGAACAAGTATCTGTCCAAGCTTCCATTTCTCATGAAATCGTACACAAGTAAAAGGTCGTTTTGTTTCCGACACCAACCCAGTAGCTGTACCAGATTTCTGTGTCGGAGTCTTCCTATGGTTGATACTTCTGACACAAATTCCTGCATACGTTGTTTCGATTCGTGCGAGATTCGCTTCACGGCGATTTCCATCTGGGACTTCGGGAGAACCCCTTTGTAGACGCGACCGGACCCTCCGAACCCGAGGAGGTTCTTGTCTTTGAAACCCTTCGTGGCTTTGTGTAGCTCTTTGTATGGGAATCTGTGTGGCCCAACAACGTCCCTCTCCCAAGCTTCGATTACTTCGGCGTTCTTCATACATCTGAATATGTAACACGCCAGAGAAATTGTGGCGAGTGTTAGAATCAATAAAAGGGAGAGTCCTAATTTTAAGCGCTTTTGAGTTTTGTTGGAGGCAGAGAGAGATGGGAGCTTGTGCAGTGAAAGGGTTTTGGCCTCTCCGTTTATTTTGAAGCTCCAACCCAAAATATAGTGTGTGCTTGCGAGTAACCCTGTCGAAGAAGAGAACCCCACGTACATGGAATCTTGGAGAATTGGTGACAGAtctactttatattttaaaattgggGAAGTGGGTTTGGAGGAAGTTGGGGAGAGTCTAACCTCCAATTGGTTCGTTGATGAATCATAATCAACCCATGCTTGTGTCACTTTACCACTCTTCAAACTCAGGTTTTGCTTATTGGTTGAATCCTCAGGGAAAAACGCAGCTTCAACAGATTTGTTGGATACCATGTTGTTGAGGTTGACACCAACATGGTTGTCATTGATGTCCTCGAACTCGAAGTCTTGGACGGTATCGAACTCCACTGCGAAAAGGTGGTTTGAGAAATTCCCCAATTCTTTTGGGTTGAGGAGGCCCAAATACTGACTCGGGTATGCGGCCGACAGCGACCTGGAGCGCGAAATGGTGAAGGCAAAACCGTGCCCACCGAGTTTTGGGTACTGAGGGATGATTGCAAACGCAAAAGCAGTGGAAAAGGACAGCAGTTTTGGGTCGGTGGAAGAGCTTTTGTTGTTGTGCTTGAACTGAATTGGGGTTGGATAAAACGCGTGCCCAATTACTCTCTGAGTGTTGTTTGTTAAACGAAGCAAGCCCTTGTGCTCAATCACTGCTCCTCCGTTTAAGGCGATGTTGGTGGCAGAAGCACCATCAAATCCGTTGAAGAGAAACTCTTGACACTTTGCAGTGTTTGTGACCAGAAGAAGGGTCAAAACACAGAGAGGAAGCACAAGCAGAAATGTTCTGGTTTTGGCCATCACGAGGCAGAGCAACCAAAAAAACTGTACACACATGTTACATATTTCATATTCTTTGTATAAATCATTATGTAAACTCAAATTAATAGTGCGTTCTGCTGTGATGTACTATTCAAGAGTGTGTGGATTGTAAACTGAAACGTGGTTATTACTTGTTTGATTGATTTCTCTCACATGTTTGGTGTTTACCACAGATTGTGACTTAACACAGCTTTACCATTTTGAATATCATCATCGCCCACTTccacttcctttttttttctgtatcagctttatacaatttattttatgtgttgGTATCTCCTCTTATGGTCCCTTTCTCATAAAATGTGTTATCCACcatgaatttctttttaagtaGTCTAGCTGAACGTGTATAGCATGTGAATATTTGATgtcaattgtttttctttacaACTTCCGTTGATCAGAACTTTATCTCTTGGtttccttaattttaaattatagtgatattgaataatataaaagaaagttggTTAGCTTATCatgatttataatttgatatgCAGGAGTTTGATTCTGGATTATATATGTTTCAGAATATTAGATATAATTAAACATGGAGCATCTCCAACTCAGCAAAGAAAGCTGTCATTTTCGGGGGCTTGTCTTCTGGTGTAAGCGACACCATGAAAGTCAGAACATGCAGGTAACATAACAAAataggataaagatacttaggcaacattttttgacaacatttgaacatcatcatacgtgtcattgtgtgattggttcatgatagtgtcattgtgtcatttggaccaatcacacaatgacatgtatgattgatgttcaaatgttgtcaaaaaatgttgtctatgtatcattacccaACAAAATAATAGAGTGGTGTACTTAGGTTTGGCTTTACACCAATTTTACTTGCTTGCCAAATTGGGAAACCGACTTATAGGTGATATATCTGTGGGTTGGAGTTGAAGTACAAACAGGTCAACATTGATATGGTAATTACATGTTCTTTCAAAAGGTTTGagattatcaaatttaaatggAATTACTCATTTATGAGGGTGAAGTTGTGTTCTGATTTAagatttgggttaaatatgtttttaatctctatactttgaggcgattttagttttagtccattttcaaagtatggtacaatttagtccttcaactttagaaaactctggttttaattttttttaccaaattttttaactttatttgttgttccaAGCACGTTTCTCacttaacattgaagcaaaaatgtgtcaaacagtgtaaacaatccaaatgctataataaaacgtgtttgaaacaacaaataaagttaaaaaaatttgataaaaaggactaaaaccagaattttctaaagttgaaggactaaattgtaccataatttgaaaatggactaaaaccaaaatcgcctcaaagtatagggactaaaaacatatttaacccttaatatttcaattattaattttttggaGTATTTAGTACAATTGTATATCCAAAAGATTTGAACAATTCTGGACAAGATAGTTTAtgcatttttcatattaattagtttataagcTTAGTGatattataaatcatattttatcttttaaggtATACTTTTCACTTTAAAAAGCCAGATGTTTTGAATTTATCTGATACAGAAAAGATATATAACACAAAATGAACTAAAAGTCGAAGCtgtataaaaaaactaatttctgggtttttttaagttgatttaattcaaatcaatcaaatttAGTTCTAATAGTCATACCAATatgcacatttttttttcatgaattaaCTTAAAAGAGTAAACTCATATTACTTGTTTTTATAAAGATGTGTGTTGGTAAAATTACAGTTGCATGTAATTATGAAAAGCATCTTTTAATGTGTACTGTACCAATCCAAATTCCTACCCAGATATAATTGTGTCAAATTGCACGTCTTGTCTATTCGTGGCAAATTTGACTACCTCCACCCAAACTTTAGTGCTTGCTCTAATGCTCCTTCACGTCATAAgtgaaatagagaaaaagagtaaaacttaaaaatggagaataaaaataaaatttgtaaaaattgtttaaatggagagaaaaaagaaaaaagaaaataaattgtctCTCACTTATGTATCAAAATATTcgtacattaattaaaaattagtttaaacccaaatatttattttattattttctcttatcattaaaatatatattaattttcaatttataatgtataatgtgattaaaccttttaaacaaaatatgaagaaaaaaatataccaATCACCCCTCCTTGTTACATGGCAATTGAAAGGAAGGAGAGATTTTTATGAATCCCGAAAATACCgttttgttttacatttctcATCCCAAACAAAAAGTGAATACTTCAATAAAATTTGTCTAcctttccatttctttttcctctaattgcatAGACACAGATAATGAGAAAGTCACACATCACTAGTGCTCTTTACTATTCTCTGGCTCTTGGAAAAGCTGTCTCATCTAGCCAAGATTTACATGCACATAATCTATATAGCCTAGCCTCCACCCTACTCATTTATGCATGAAATTTCTTGTTGCTTTGTGGCAACTTAGAATTTATACCTTTTTAGATATTTCCTCACCATTTgtagaagagaaaaacattagagtttgattatattataacagaattatcaattaattttatatgaaaaacattataaaacCATCATTATATAGGTTTCTCAAACAACAAAGTCTTGTTCCTATTCATGACTATCTCCTCCTATCCTCTTTTAGAGGAATGATATTAAGACATCTCTTCCTTTTACAAGTATAGCTaacacattatttttcttctgttcttTTTTTCATACCTACTATACCCCACTTTTGTACTTacatttttctctcattctcgTAAGTAATAGGATTTTGGGTGtcaaacatttattttgtaaatttagtaTCCACAATTTATTTGTTTGCACGTGGACCTTGTTAGCATAGAGAGATGTACGTAGGTGATTGTGCATGACCTGTGAATAGTATTTACACAGATCAGaccctttttttttctgctttgaTTTTTTGActttaaaattcaaagtaaTATAGCAGCATAGTAGAAAGATGCTTGATTTTTTCACGAGCTTGATGTTCTCTTATTAATTTCTTCACCCGACTAAtgttttagaattttgtttaaaaggGTTTTTTTCTTGAAGGACAAAATTTACAGCACTCTCATTGCCTTTGTTATATACTTCTGCATCAACTGTGCTCATTTTTCAAATGATTCTTTTCGGCAGTGTCAATATTTTTCCAAACTTAATCACTTTCTGGAAACGATGTTTGGTATTCATGATCAAGGTGCTTTATATTTGAAGGGTATacaagaaataatatatatcaatgtttttcttttcctttgaatGTTGCAATTgttaatgtttatgatttgtGACGTTTTTTTAACAGTTTATTATCTGAACTCGATCTCTCTCCAAGTTTTTCAAAGCCTCAGCACTTCGAAAACGAAGCTATAGTGGCTAGATATGAATGCACCtcagacaaaaataaaaataaaaatcgagTATATATGACAAAAGGAAAAGGCACCAGATTCATTAAGTGCAAACTGTAACCCAAAATTATAGAGAAGAGTCCAATAAGAAACatatagtaaaattatttcaaacttaGCATCTTCTCTTTGTACACAACACATTGAGAATGCTAAGAATGTAATACTCAAGTGCCATCACAATTGCTAGCACTTGGACCATTGAACCAGTACAACCATCAGTGACAGAAATATTTACTTGCCGGGTTGCTTTGCCTGCACAGAAACAATGCAAGAAGAATTTCAGATCAAAGTGAGATTTGAAGATTGAGCCAAACATTATTGTTGCAAGTTTAAGGAAGATTAAGCTTGA
The sequence above is drawn from the Vigna radiata var. radiata cultivar VC1973A chromosome 3, Vradiata_ver6, whole genome shotgun sequence genome and encodes:
- the LOC106756731 gene encoding L-type lectin-domain containing receptor kinase S.4, whose protein sequence is MCVQFFWLLCLVMAKTRTFLLVLPLCVLTLLLVTNTAKCQEFLFNGFDGASATNIALNGGAVIEHKGLLRLTNNTQRVIGHAFYPTPIQFKHNNKSSSTDPKLLSFSTAFAFAIIPQYPKLGGHGFAFTISRSRSLSAAYPSQYLGLLNPKELGNFSNHLFAVEFDTVQDFEFEDINDNHVGVNLNNMVSNKSVEAAFFPEDSTNKQNLSLKSGKVTQAWVDYDSSTNQLEVRLSPTSSKPTSPILKYKVDLSPILQDSMYVGFSSSTGLLASTHYILGWSFKINGEAKTLSLHKLPSLSASNKTQKRLKLGLSLLLILTLATISLACYIFRCMKNAEVIEAWERDVVGPHRFPYKELHKATKGFKDKNLLGFGGSGRVYKGVLPKSQMEIAVKRISHESKQRMQEFVSEVSTIGRLRHRNLVQLLGWCRKQNDLLLVYDFMRNGSLDRYLFDQARKILTWEERFKIIKGVGLGLVYLHEEWEQTVIHRDVKAGNVLLDSDMNGRLGDFGLAKLYEHGANPSTTRVVGTMGYLAPELTRTGKPTTSSDVYAFGALLLEVVCGRRPIEVKALPEELVLVDWVWERWRMGAPLAVVDPRLGGAFDEVEVLMVIKVGLLCSAEAPEKRPSMRQVVRYLEREVAPPPPVVYGKKDGGGGYYEELHSYSPWSSVGDDVASSLSLSGGR